The following are from one region of the Amycolatopsis sp. QT-25 genome:
- a CDS encoding WYL domain-containing protein encodes MRAGRLVSLLLLLQNRGRMSAARLAAELGVTARTVYRDVEALSAAGVPIYAEPGPSGGYRLMEGYRTHLTGLTAAEAESLFLTGMPEPAAELGFGAQVAAAELKLTAALPIPYRDASTRIRQRFHLDAPGWYRQADPVPHLTAVAEALWRDQVVEVRYRRWSPRPEVVTRRLHPLGLVLKAGVWYLIAARRNQPRTYKVSSIQRVRTLPEKAERPEGFELPAFWRTHVERYEEAEETETALVRLSPRGIAALPDVLGPRAARLARRTLSAADEDGWCRVTIPMESVSHAAAGVLKLGLDAQALEPACLVTHLAETVRAMAALYPTG; translated from the coding sequence ATGCGTGCCGGACGGTTGGTGTCCCTGCTGCTGTTGCTGCAGAACAGAGGGCGGATGAGCGCGGCCAGGCTGGCCGCGGAACTCGGCGTGACCGCGCGCACCGTCTATCGGGACGTCGAGGCGCTTTCCGCCGCGGGAGTGCCGATCTACGCCGAGCCGGGGCCGTCCGGCGGATACCGGCTGATGGAGGGGTACCGCACCCACCTGACCGGGCTCACCGCCGCCGAGGCGGAATCGCTGTTCCTCACCGGGATGCCGGAACCCGCCGCGGAACTGGGGTTCGGTGCCCAGGTCGCGGCCGCCGAACTCAAGCTGACGGCCGCGTTGCCGATCCCGTACCGGGACGCGTCGACGCGGATCCGGCAGCGGTTCCATCTCGACGCGCCCGGCTGGTACCGGCAAGCGGATCCGGTGCCGCATCTGACCGCCGTCGCGGAAGCGCTGTGGCGGGACCAGGTCGTCGAAGTCCGGTACCGGCGCTGGTCGCCGCGGCCGGAGGTGGTCACGCGGCGGCTGCATCCGCTGGGTCTCGTGCTCAAGGCGGGTGTCTGGTATCTCATCGCCGCCCGGCGGAATCAGCCGCGCACGTACAAGGTCTCGTCCATCCAGCGGGTGCGGACGTTGCCGGAGAAGGCCGAAAGGCCCGAAGGGTTCGAACTTCCCGCGTTCTGGCGGACACACGTCGAGCGCTACGAAGAGGCCGAAGAAACCGAGACGGCACTTGTCCGTTTGTCGCCGCGGGGGATCGCCGCCCTGCCCGATGTCCTCGGTCCGAGGGCCGCGCGTCTCGCTCGCCGCACGCTCAGCGCGGCGGACGAGGACGGCTGGTGCCGCGTCACGATCCCGATGGAGAGCGTGTCCCACGCCGCCGCCGGAGTGCTCAAACTCGGCCTCGACGCGCAGGCGCTGGAACCCGCCTGCCTGGTCACCCACCTGGCCGAGACCGTCCGGGCGATGGCCGCGCTGTATCCCACGGGCTGA
- a CDS encoding helix-turn-helix transcriptional regulator has protein sequence MTVQTGGLSLVTGAGPGSDRAGLGELLAEATGEVLVMSTGTDTAFQRIALANVRPDARHKVLFPDSARMSGALDRMSRAGAEVRTDTEIPMDALVIDRTSVVLPAERGQAGSAVFRLPGVVTATAGLFERIWQAAAPLVPLDLPESGNASILTGREQELLTLLFSGTTDESAAARLGISVRTVRRMVADIMNRLGARSRFQAGAKAVDRGWLMAKAG, from the coding sequence ATGACCGTGCAGACCGGCGGGCTCAGCCTGGTCACGGGAGCGGGTCCGGGCAGCGACCGGGCGGGGCTCGGCGAGCTGCTCGCGGAAGCGACCGGCGAGGTGCTCGTGATGAGCACGGGAACGGACACCGCTTTCCAGCGGATCGCGCTCGCGAACGTACGCCCCGACGCACGCCACAAGGTGCTCTTCCCCGACTCCGCCCGGATGTCCGGCGCGCTCGACCGGATGTCGCGGGCCGGGGCCGAGGTGCGGACCGACACCGAGATCCCGATGGACGCGCTGGTGATCGACCGGACCTCGGTCGTACTCCCGGCGGAACGCGGGCAGGCCGGTTCCGCCGTGTTCCGGTTGCCCGGCGTGGTCACCGCTACGGCCGGGTTGTTCGAGCGGATCTGGCAGGCCGCCGCGCCACTCGTCCCGCTGGACCTCCCGGAGTCCGGAAACGCCTCGATCCTGACCGGCCGCGAGCAGGAGTTGCTGACACTGCTGTTCTCCGGCACGACCGACGAATCCGCCGCCGCGCGGCTCGGCATCTCGGTGCGCACGGTCCGGCGGATGGTCGCCGACATCATGAACCGGCTCGGCGCCCGCAGCCGGTTCCAGGCAGGCGCCAAAGCGGTCGACCGCGGCTGGCTGATGGCGAAGGCGGGCTGA
- a CDS encoding TspO/MBR family protein → MTTMPGRLRAPLALLPFLVAVAVVALVGGLAASSARAVYSGLELPPFAPPAWLFGPVWTVLYLGIAVAGWLYWKSGGERRGLVWYAVQLLLNAAWTPLFFAAGAYGLALADILVLDVAIVVTALYFRRSSRLAAALLLPYLAWTLYATALTLAIVVLN, encoded by the coding sequence ATGACCACGATGCCAGGACGACTTCGCGCGCCGTTGGCGCTTCTTCCGTTCCTGGTCGCGGTCGCGGTGGTCGCGCTCGTCGGCGGCCTGGCCGCGTCGAGCGCCCGAGCTGTCTACAGTGGACTCGAACTGCCTCCCTTCGCGCCACCCGCCTGGCTGTTCGGTCCGGTGTGGACGGTCCTGTACCTCGGGATCGCGGTGGCGGGCTGGCTGTACTGGAAATCCGGCGGTGAACGCCGGGGCCTGGTCTGGTACGCGGTGCAACTGCTCCTCAACGCCGCTTGGACCCCGCTGTTCTTCGCCGCCGGCGCGTACGGCCTCGCATTGGCCGACATCCTGGTGCTCGACGTCGCCATCGTCGTCACCGCGCTGTACTTCCGCCGGTCTTCCCGGCTCGCCGCCGCGTTGCTGCTGCCGTACCTCGCTTGGACGTTGTACGCCACCGCGCTCACCCTCGCGATCGTCGTGCTCAACTGA
- a CDS encoding tetratricopeptide repeat protein produces the protein MDSGDRRENRITGDVSGTSVQVGAVHGDIFLQQGVKPVVPRQLLPVSSSFTDRERELTALTRLLEDDQRQGPALAVITGSGGMGKTALASRWITNHVDRFPDGQLYVNLGAFSADGPTTPADVLGGFLRALGVPAEQVPAEISEQAAMYRSVTAGKRFAVLADDADSAAQVRPLLPASPESVVVVTSRWRLGALAMDGARAFVVSPLDEDAGVRLLERTVGTHRVLTEPERARELVSLCGGMPIALCVAAARLSTRPQWPISRLVGVLSDEKRRLSGLKIADEAVVQASFDLSFAELDAETARVYRLLGLHPGRDFGLGLAAAAIDRPATETEDALDSLVVSSLLTDIGPDRFQFHDLTRVHARQQAAKTEDQSTRSDALRRMLNWYLDHVAEADLAIIPHRHRLSPRPELTRPARFSDTRVALDWVEQELANVVATMRTAVEEGWWQEVWQFCEGLWGFFLYRKHYRQWEKTHKWAVDAARHCADPAAEARMHIQLGYAYLNTEKFEDARAQFAAAMEASRTIDDPAGEATAWEHLGVVAQSTGEPQRALEYFTRALRLAERAGQHRGVVLHLRRIGEVSAALGRTREAIGHLERSAAEALAIGDVVLHARAQTRLGNAHLTLGRVGEASRLLTEAAATLHHAGADPYYAEALESLAECGLREGDTHAARTHLQRALEIYHGSRDLKARRVEARIAAIADDTESSSGPPPEQRGQPSIPDSGGPGTNR, from the coding sequence ATGGATTCAGGTGACAGACGCGAGAACAGGATAACCGGAGACGTCTCCGGCACGTCGGTACAGGTCGGCGCCGTGCACGGTGACATCTTCCTCCAGCAGGGAGTGAAACCGGTCGTTCCGCGGCAACTGCTTCCGGTTTCCTCGTCCTTCACCGACCGGGAACGGGAACTGACCGCGCTGACCCGGTTGCTCGAAGACGACCAGCGGCAGGGGCCGGCGCTGGCGGTGATCACCGGATCCGGCGGAATGGGGAAGACGGCGCTCGCGTCACGCTGGATCACGAACCACGTCGACCGTTTCCCCGATGGCCAGCTCTACGTGAATCTGGGGGCCTTCAGCGCCGACGGGCCGACGACTCCCGCCGACGTGCTCGGCGGCTTTCTCCGCGCCCTCGGCGTGCCCGCGGAGCAGGTGCCCGCCGAGATCTCGGAACAGGCGGCCATGTACCGGTCGGTCACCGCCGGGAAGAGGTTCGCCGTCCTCGCCGACGACGCGGACTCCGCCGCGCAGGTCCGGCCGCTGCTGCCCGCGTCACCGGAAAGCGTCGTCGTCGTGACGAGCCGCTGGCGGCTCGGCGCGCTGGCCATGGACGGCGCGCGGGCGTTCGTCGTCTCCCCGCTCGACGAAGACGCGGGGGTGCGGCTGCTCGAAAGAACCGTCGGCACGCACCGTGTGCTCACCGAACCCGAACGCGCCAGGGAATTGGTCTCGCTCTGCGGCGGGATGCCGATCGCCCTGTGCGTGGCGGCCGCACGGCTCTCGACCCGGCCCCAATGGCCGATTTCGCGGCTGGTGGGCGTGCTTTCCGACGAAAAACGCCGGCTGTCGGGCCTCAAGATCGCCGACGAAGCGGTCGTACAGGCGAGTTTCGATCTCTCCTTCGCCGAACTGGACGCGGAGACGGCGCGGGTCTACCGCCTGCTCGGTCTTCATCCCGGCCGCGACTTCGGTCTCGGTCTCGCCGCGGCCGCGATCGACCGTCCCGCGACCGAGACCGAGGACGCGCTGGACTCCCTGGTCGTTTCGAGTCTGCTGACCGACATCGGGCCCGACCGGTTCCAGTTCCACGATCTGACGCGGGTGCACGCGCGTCAGCAGGCGGCCAAGACAGAGGACCAGTCGACCCGATCCGACGCGTTACGGAGAATGCTGAACTGGTATCTCGACCACGTGGCCGAGGCCGATCTCGCCATCATCCCGCACCGCCATCGGCTCAGTCCGCGCCCCGAACTCACGCGGCCGGCGCGGTTCTCCGACACCCGGGTCGCCTTGGACTGGGTGGAACAGGAACTCGCGAACGTCGTCGCCACCATGCGCACGGCCGTCGAAGAGGGCTGGTGGCAGGAAGTCTGGCAGTTCTGCGAGGGCCTGTGGGGTTTCTTCCTCTACCGCAAGCACTATCGCCAATGGGAGAAGACCCACAAATGGGCGGTGGACGCGGCGCGGCACTGCGCGGATCCCGCCGCGGAAGCGCGTATGCACATCCAGCTCGGTTACGCCTATCTCAACACCGAGAAATTCGAAGACGCGCGGGCACAATTCGCGGCAGCCATGGAGGCCTCGCGCACGATCGACGACCCGGCCGGTGAGGCGACCGCGTGGGAACACCTGGGGGTCGTCGCGCAAAGCACCGGCGAACCCCAGCGCGCGCTGGAGTACTTCACCCGTGCCCTGCGGCTCGCGGAGCGAGCGGGACAGCACCGCGGCGTGGTGCTGCATCTGAGACGGATAGGCGAAGTCAGCGCGGCTTTGGGACGGACACGGGAGGCGATCGGGCATCTGGAGCGCTCGGCCGCCGAAGCACTGGCGATCGGCGACGTGGTCCTCCACGCACGGGCACAAACCCGGCTCGGCAACGCCCACCTCACCCTCGGGCGGGTCGGCGAAGCCTCCCGGCTGCTGACGGAAGCGGCGGCGACGTTGCACCACGCGGGCGCCGACCCGTACTACGCCGAAGCGCTCGAAAGCCTCGCGGAATGCGGGCTGCGCGAGGGCGACACTCACGCGGCCCGCACCCATCTCCAGCGAGCGCTGGAGATCTACCACGGGTCGAGGGATCTCAAGGCACGTCGAGTGGAAGCGCGGATCGCGGCGATCGCGGACGACACCGAAAGCTCTTCCGGGCCACCGCCGGAACAGCGCGGCCAGCCGTCGATCCCGGACTCGGGCGGGCCAGGGACGAACCGGTGA